The proteins below are encoded in one region of Paenarthrobacter ilicis:
- a CDS encoding HNH endonuclease, with amino-acid sequence MRTLVLNAGYEPLAVVTFRRALVLVLTGKASVVAEGDEPVVGPQEILGRPSVILLNRYIRPKYNKVTAVSRRGVLRRDGHRCAYCGKTAHTIDHVHPKSRGGADSWENLVAACLKCNNAKSDHTLAEMGWKLRFKPGVPQGTMWQIKELEKPAPDWDPFLLPESAA; translated from the coding sequence ATGCGCACACTCGTTCTGAATGCTGGATATGAACCGCTGGCGGTTGTGACATTCCGCCGGGCGCTGGTCCTTGTGCTGACTGGGAAAGCAAGCGTGGTGGCCGAAGGCGACGAGCCTGTCGTCGGGCCACAGGAGATTCTTGGACGCCCGTCCGTGATCCTCCTTAACCGCTACATCCGTCCCAAGTACAACAAGGTCACCGCCGTGAGCCGCCGCGGGGTTCTCCGCCGCGACGGTCACCGGTGCGCCTATTGCGGCAAAACAGCCCACACCATAGACCACGTCCACCCCAAATCCAGGGGCGGCGCGGATTCCTGGGAAAACCTGGTTGCGGCGTGCTTGAAATGCAACAACGCCAAAAGCGATCACACCCTCGCCGAGATGGGGTGGAAGCTCCGTTTCAAACCAGGTGTGCCCCAGGGAACCATGTGGCAGATCAAGGAACTCGAGAAACCTGCGCCGGACTGGGACCCGTTCCTGCTGCCGGAATCCGCTGCCTGA
- a CDS encoding molybdopterin molybdotransferase MoeA has translation MTGAPGEGHHAAHTWQEARQRAFDVAPIPAGRVPLASAIGRTLAEDALAAQDMPHYASSAMDGWAVNGSGPWILSDPGSRLAPHQASPIATGGLIPPGAKAVLRRESGVITMDDDGLPVLALGGSAKPGEPRNGQHIRRAGEEAAEGDVLLKAGTVLNPAHIALAALAGLDTLQVLGKPLVRFLLTGAEVVGKGRPQPGKVRDTFGPQLGTVVEMLGGIAGEKLRVGDSYEDWLEALRDDEPVADGSDADEPDADEPDADGADAGMEPPADVVITTGGTGLSGTDHFRRAVAELGGRLLINGIAMRPGHPAVLAELPDGRFILGLPGNPLAAMMAMFTVGAPLLAALGHQKPEEIGSVPCGTMLDAEPGRTRLMPFRLMYGLASPTQHAGPGMMRGLAAADGVMVVPPHGVQMGELVQAFALPWGKPLPLPKPAGEKARKPPVRTAKKAPAGPVDWSALDS, from the coding sequence ATGACCGGGGCCCCCGGCGAGGGCCACCACGCGGCACACACCTGGCAGGAAGCCCGCCAACGCGCCTTTGACGTGGCGCCGATTCCTGCAGGCCGTGTTCCGCTGGCTTCGGCGATCGGACGCACGCTGGCGGAAGATGCCCTGGCCGCCCAGGACATGCCGCACTATGCTTCGTCGGCCATGGATGGTTGGGCTGTCAACGGAAGCGGGCCGTGGATCCTCAGTGATCCCGGCAGCCGACTGGCCCCGCATCAGGCGAGCCCCATCGCCACTGGGGGTTTGATTCCCCCGGGCGCCAAGGCTGTGCTCCGCCGTGAAAGCGGAGTGATCACCATGGACGACGACGGCCTGCCGGTCCTGGCGCTGGGCGGCTCGGCCAAGCCGGGGGAGCCTCGCAATGGGCAGCATATCCGCAGGGCCGGCGAAGAAGCCGCCGAGGGTGATGTGTTGCTGAAAGCCGGTACCGTTCTGAACCCTGCGCATATAGCTTTGGCCGCACTGGCAGGCCTGGACACCCTCCAGGTGCTGGGCAAGCCGCTGGTGAGGTTCCTCCTGACGGGGGCCGAGGTAGTGGGGAAGGGCAGGCCCCAGCCGGGCAAGGTCCGTGACACTTTCGGGCCGCAGCTGGGAACTGTGGTGGAAATGCTGGGCGGAATTGCAGGGGAGAAACTCCGGGTGGGGGACTCCTACGAGGACTGGCTGGAAGCGCTCCGGGATGACGAGCCCGTCGCAGACGGATCGGACGCAGACGAACCCGACGCGGACGAACCCGACGCGGACGGAGCGGACGCTGGCATGGAGCCTCCGGCCGACGTCGTAATTACCACTGGTGGGACGGGCCTCTCCGGAACCGACCATTTCAGGCGGGCCGTTGCCGAACTGGGTGGGCGGTTGCTGATCAATGGCATCGCCATGCGTCCCGGCCACCCCGCAGTGTTGGCGGAGTTGCCCGATGGCAGGTTCATTCTTGGTTTGCCGGGAAATCCTTTGGCGGCCATGATGGCCATGTTCACAGTGGGGGCGCCGCTGTTGGCGGCTTTGGGCCACCAGAAGCCGGAAGAGATCGGAAGTGTCCCCTGCGGGACCATGCTCGACGCCGAGCCCGGGCGCACCCGCTTGATGCCGTTCAGGTTGATGTACGGACTGGCGTCGCCCACGCAGCATGCGGGCCCTGGAATGATGCGCGGTTTGGCTGCCGCGGACGGTGTGATGGTGGTACCGCCCCACGGCGTCCAGATGGGGGAGCTGGTCCAGGCTTTTGCGTTGCCGTGGGGCAAGCCCCTGCCACTGCCAAAACCGGCCGGTGAGAAGGCGCGCAAGCCGCCGGTCCGGACGGCGAAGAAGGCCCCGGCGGGGCCTGTGGACTGGAGCGCACTGGATTCCTGA
- a CDS encoding DUF6457 domain-containing protein codes for MEFNAVILAGGRATRLGGVPKPLLRYDGASLLSLALQTARGAEAVVVVGPGGTEPGGDTGAGTGADPREPQMILRAREQPAFAGPAAAMAAGLAALKAAGHTAPWTLVLACDMPHAGRGLPALASAVDALGDAGRMVGTDSKELEGVMAVSADGRKQPLLGVYNTAALEREVAAAGQSGGLTDSPVFRLLARLNLLDVKVPEGSTDDVDTWEDAAALGIDHELEADVKSQEETLEEWCRALLQAFELEGVDVDVNEVLAVAGVAAHSVVRPAAPLATFIAGYAAGMARGIGQASDDTAMSAALDVARRVAKEYSESGADSE; via the coding sequence ATGGAGTTCAATGCCGTGATCCTGGCGGGTGGCCGGGCCACCCGCCTCGGTGGCGTGCCCAAACCCTTGTTAAGGTACGACGGCGCGTCCCTCCTTTCGCTTGCCCTGCAGACTGCCCGGGGTGCTGAAGCTGTGGTGGTGGTGGGGCCGGGGGGTACAGAACCTGGGGGAGACACCGGGGCAGGCACTGGTGCAGATCCTCGGGAGCCGCAGATGATTCTCCGGGCGCGGGAGCAACCGGCGTTCGCAGGACCGGCGGCGGCCATGGCTGCTGGATTGGCGGCACTGAAGGCGGCGGGCCATACTGCGCCGTGGACATTGGTCCTGGCCTGCGACATGCCCCATGCCGGCCGTGGACTCCCGGCTTTGGCATCGGCAGTGGACGCCCTTGGGGACGCCGGCAGGATGGTCGGCACGGACAGCAAGGAACTGGAAGGTGTCATGGCTGTCTCAGCCGATGGCCGGAAGCAACCCCTGCTTGGTGTCTACAACACGGCCGCACTTGAACGGGAAGTGGCTGCAGCCGGGCAGAGCGGGGGCTTAACAGACTCTCCGGTGTTCCGGCTGCTTGCTAGGCTGAACCTGCTGGACGTCAAAGTCCCCGAAGGATCCACGGACGACGTGGACACGTGGGAGGACGCCGCAGCGCTGGGCATTGACCATGAGTTGGAGGCGGACGTGAAGAGCCAGGAAGAAACACTTGAAGAGTGGTGCCGGGCATTGCTGCAGGCATTTGAGCTTGAGGGCGTCGACGTGGACGTCAATGAGGTATTGGCAGTTGCAGGAGTGGCCGCACACTCGGTGGTACGTCCGGCCGCGCCGCTGGCCACCTTCATCGCCGGATACGCTGCCGGAATGGCGCGTGGTATTGGGCAGGCAAGCGATGATACTGCCATGAGCGCTGCCTTGGACGTGGCCCGCAGGGTTGCCAAGGAGTACTCGGAATCCGGGGCTGACAGCGAATGA
- the fdhD gene encoding formate dehydrogenase accessory sulfurtransferase FdhD → MGRVTQRRKIHKFVLDGSQQALDYPVRIKEDVLAVEEPLEIRLGEMSFSVTMRTPGDDFDLVAGFLVSEGVIWEPGQLVSERFCSGEDENGVQTFNVVDAQLRPDVVRPDTGRNVYTSSSCGICGTDSIEAVRKASHHSPRGDDVTVPVRALAALPDKLREAQAVFDKTGGVHAAGLFRIHDDGTTELLCLREDVGRHNAVDKVVGWGLRSGLLPMKGTVLQVSGRASFELVQKAAMAGIPVLAAVSAPSSLAVELAEESGVTLVGFSRGASLNVYAGRDRILDASPLVGGQ, encoded by the coding sequence ATGGGACGTGTCACGCAGCGCCGCAAGATCCACAAGTTCGTGCTGGACGGCTCCCAGCAGGCGCTGGACTACCCGGTCCGGATCAAGGAAGACGTCCTGGCCGTGGAGGAACCACTGGAAATCCGGCTGGGGGAGATGTCCTTCTCGGTAACCATGCGCACCCCCGGTGATGATTTTGACCTGGTGGCGGGCTTCCTGGTTTCCGAAGGCGTGATCTGGGAGCCCGGGCAGCTGGTCTCGGAACGCTTCTGTTCCGGGGAGGACGAAAACGGCGTCCAGACTTTCAATGTGGTGGACGCGCAGCTCCGTCCGGACGTGGTGCGCCCCGACACCGGCCGTAACGTCTACACCTCCAGCTCCTGCGGGATTTGCGGGACCGACTCGATCGAAGCGGTCCGCAAAGCATCCCACCACAGTCCGCGCGGGGACGATGTCACCGTGCCGGTCCGGGCGCTCGCCGCCCTGCCGGACAAACTGCGCGAGGCGCAGGCGGTGTTCGACAAGACCGGTGGCGTCCACGCCGCTGGACTCTTCAGGATCCACGACGACGGAACCACCGAGTTGCTGTGCCTGCGCGAGGACGTGGGCCGGCATAACGCAGTGGACAAAGTGGTGGGGTGGGGCCTGCGCTCCGGCCTGCTGCCCATGAAGGGCACGGTTCTCCAGGTATCCGGCAGGGCTTCCTTCGAACTTGTCCAGAAAGCCGCCATGGCGGGTATTCCGGTCCTGGCGGCCGTCAGCGCTCCTTCCAGCCTGGCCGTGGAGCTGGCAGAGGAATCCGGAGTCACTTTGGTGGGGTTCAGCCGCGGCGCGAGCCTGAACGTTTATGCGGGACGTGACAGGATACTTGACGCATCCCCCCTCGTAGGCGGGCAGTGA
- a CDS encoding FdhF/YdeP family oxidoreductase encodes MNRHAPQQDINEDDLQIHPPKRAAAGVKAVTVALERGYAQAGVSRTVRSMLRVNQHDGFDCPGCAWPESITGRRSPAEFCENGAKAIAEESTTRTVDASFWAEHSLADLEEKTEYWLGSQGRISEPVVIKPGGTHYQPISWGDAFALIGEHINATTPDRCVFYTSGRTANETAFMYQLFARSLGTNNLPDCSNMCHESSGSALNPTIGIGKGTVSLEDIHHAQLVLVVGQNPGTNHPRMLSALRDCKNNGGKIIAVNPLPEAGLLNFKDPQSINGVIGGGTPIADEFLQIKVGGDLALFQALGHLLLEEERRNPGTVVDHSFIQEQTEGFEAYKEARSVLDWDVTERATGLTRDEITTAARMMAASKGTVICWALGLTQQPHSVDTLREIINLLLLQGNFGKPGAGACPVRGHSNVQGDRTMGIWEKPKESFLAGLDREFGFSMPREHGYDSVETQHALEKGEVDVFVSMGGNFAAAGSDTVALEAGLKRAGLTVHISTKPNRAHVVHGETSLILPTLGRTDMDQHHPTGKQFLSVEDSMSVIHKTQGRLAPVSEHLLSEPVIVARMAQATLGDDHSVDWRAMAENYDVIRDHISRVIPGFENYNARVRTKNGFVLPNPPRDTRTFATDSGKGRFSVRPLEYLEAPPGHLILQTVRSHDQYNTTFYGLDDRYRGVSDGRRVILVHAEDLTELGFKDRDLVDVISTFAGTERRANKFRLIAYPTAKGCAAAYFPEANALVHRELVARESNTPGYKAMTVRFVRHESNGG; translated from the coding sequence ATGAACAGGCATGCTCCCCAACAGGACATCAACGAAGATGACCTGCAGATCCATCCGCCCAAACGAGCCGCAGCCGGAGTCAAGGCCGTCACAGTGGCCCTGGAACGTGGCTACGCCCAGGCCGGGGTTTCCCGCACCGTCCGGTCCATGCTCAGGGTCAACCAGCATGACGGATTCGACTGCCCGGGCTGCGCCTGGCCCGAATCCATCACCGGGCGCCGCAGCCCCGCGGAGTTCTGCGAAAACGGAGCCAAGGCAATCGCCGAGGAAAGCACCACCCGGACGGTGGATGCCTCCTTCTGGGCGGAGCATTCCCTTGCGGACCTGGAAGAGAAGACCGAGTACTGGTTGGGGAGCCAAGGGCGGATCTCCGAACCGGTGGTCATCAAGCCGGGCGGAACCCACTACCAGCCCATCAGCTGGGGTGACGCCTTTGCGTTGATCGGTGAGCACATCAACGCAACCACCCCTGACCGTTGCGTGTTCTACACCTCCGGGCGAACGGCCAACGAGACCGCCTTCATGTACCAGCTGTTTGCCAGGAGCCTCGGCACCAACAACCTTCCCGACTGTTCAAATATGTGCCACGAGTCCTCAGGCAGCGCACTGAACCCCACCATCGGAATCGGCAAGGGGACCGTGTCACTGGAAGACATCCACCACGCCCAGCTGGTCCTGGTGGTTGGCCAGAACCCGGGCACCAACCACCCCCGCATGCTGTCCGCCCTGAGGGACTGCAAGAATAATGGCGGAAAGATCATTGCCGTCAACCCGCTCCCGGAAGCGGGGCTGCTGAATTTCAAGGACCCCCAGTCCATTAACGGCGTCATCGGCGGTGGCACGCCCATTGCCGATGAGTTCCTGCAGATCAAGGTGGGCGGAGACCTCGCCCTGTTCCAGGCGCTGGGCCACCTCCTCCTGGAGGAAGAGCGACGCAACCCGGGGACCGTCGTCGACCATTCCTTCATCCAGGAACAAACCGAGGGCTTCGAGGCCTACAAAGAAGCACGCTCGGTACTGGACTGGGACGTCACGGAGCGGGCCACCGGCCTCACCCGGGACGAGATCACCACGGCAGCCCGCATGATGGCTGCGTCCAAGGGCACCGTGATCTGCTGGGCCCTGGGCCTGACCCAGCAGCCGCACTCGGTGGATACCCTGCGCGAGATCATCAACCTGCTGCTGCTCCAAGGCAACTTCGGTAAACCCGGGGCGGGCGCCTGCCCCGTCCGTGGCCACTCGAACGTCCAGGGCGACCGGACCATGGGTATCTGGGAGAAGCCCAAGGAATCCTTCCTGGCGGGCCTGGACAGGGAGTTCGGCTTCAGTATGCCGCGTGAACACGGCTATGACTCTGTGGAGACCCAGCACGCCTTGGAAAAGGGAGAGGTGGACGTCTTTGTGTCCATGGGCGGAAACTTTGCTGCCGCGGGCTCCGACACAGTTGCCCTGGAGGCCGGGCTGAAACGGGCCGGGCTCACTGTGCACATCTCCACCAAGCCAAACCGTGCCCACGTGGTCCACGGCGAAACGTCCCTGATCCTCCCCACGTTGGGCAGGACCGACATGGACCAGCACCACCCCACAGGCAAACAATTCCTCTCTGTGGAAGACTCCATGTCCGTGATCCACAAGACCCAGGGACGGCTGGCTCCCGTCTCCGAGCACCTCCTCAGCGAGCCGGTGATTGTGGCCCGCATGGCCCAGGCAACCCTGGGCGATGACCACAGTGTGGACTGGCGGGCCATGGCGGAGAATTACGATGTCATCCGTGACCACATCTCCCGGGTCATTCCGGGCTTTGAGAACTACAACGCCAGGGTCCGCACCAAAAACGGATTTGTCCTCCCCAACCCGCCCCGGGACACCCGTACTTTCGCCACGGACAGTGGCAAGGGCAGGTTCTCCGTGCGGCCGCTGGAGTACCTGGAAGCGCCCCCTGGGCACCTCATCCTGCAGACGGTGCGCAGCCACGACCAATACAACACCACCTTCTACGGGCTGGATGACCGCTACCGCGGAGTGTCAGATGGCCGCCGTGTCATTCTGGTCCATGCCGAGGACCTGACAGAACTGGGCTTCAAGGACCGGGACCTGGTGGACGTCATCTCCACCTTCGCGGGAACCGAGCGGCGTGCCAACAAGTTCAGGCTCATCGCCTACCCCACGGCCAAGGGGTGTGCTGCCGCCTACTTCCCGGAAGCCAATGCGCTGGTCCACCGGGAGCTTGTGGCCAGGGAATCCAACACGCCCGGATACAAAGCCATGACAGTACGCTTTGTCCGGCATGAGAGTAACGGAGGCTGA